A DNA window from Trichomycterus rosablanca isolate fTriRos1 chromosome 11, fTriRos1.hap1, whole genome shotgun sequence contains the following coding sequences:
- the rasgrp4 gene encoding RAS guanyl-releasing protein 4, giving the protein MPLRIQKVNGGGQKEEDQPYAMIRKDTKSRKSRQEGGSVIKTRRPVQRRMTCPNPHEISRVLQNPAMPTLARAASLDELIQRCLHCFDSDGKLIRGIQLVNMTLMMHNWVVPSQTFAQKLLSLYKDCPIEKRAQKRPQICQFIRHWIAHYSLMFETDPLLEEVMGDLCTLVSTEKDSNCQLIDTPYLNPPTNISQAPSPLVKKRKVSLLFDHMEAEEIAEHLSYLEFKNFCSVSFLDYRSYVVQGSVRNNPALERSVMLCNGVSQWVQLMILNRHTPQQRAEVFTKFIHVAQKLRSLQNFNTLMAVIGGLCHSSISRLKDTASLLSSDITKALSEFTELLSSYSNYSNYRRVYSECSGFKVPILGVHLKDLISLNEALPDYLEDDKINLGKLQHLYSNISELLAIHKCKTPFEANKDLLHLLTLSLDLYYTEDEIYELSYAKEPKNPKIQPVTPVKPPVVAEWGSGVAPRLDPDTISKHVKQMVDSIMKNYDLNMDGYISLEDFEKIAANFPFSFCTHNSEREGEISREEITSYFVRGMSVCAKLGYNLHNMHNFHEMTYKRPTFCDTCGRFLWGVIKQGYHCKDCGVNCHKHCKDLVAMECMKFQVSGGSCPCTPAPPSANRAKGNSSSSEEEAFVFPHQNGPDHSKADTTSQSNLENSTLSDRSTQTEPGVWTPVSNQRGQCQSKPVSPTEKSATLPARMRGSSAPSSFLQEKMGELQLNKDKRKEPD; this is encoded by the exons CAGGAAGTCTCGCCAGGAAGGTGGCAGTGTGATCAAGACCAGGCGGCCGGTGCAGCGTAGGATGACCTGTCCGAATCCTCATGAGATCAGCCGTGTGCTGCAGAACCCAGCTATGCCTACTCTCGCCCGTGCCGCCAGTCTGGATGAGCTTATCCAACGCTGCCTCCACTGCTTTG ACTCTGATGGGAAGCTAATCCGAGGGATACAGCTGGTCAATATGACTCTGATGATGCACAATTGGGTGGTACCATCCCAAACTTTTGCCCAAAAGCTGCTCTCTCT CTACAAGGACTGTCCTATAGAGAAGAGAGCTCAGAAGAGGCCCCAGATCTGCCAATTCATCAG acACTGGATAGCTCATTACTCTCTAATGTTTGAGACTGACCCCCTGTTGGAGGAAGTCATGGGTGATCTGTGTACCCTAGTCAGCACTGAGAAGGACTCAAACTGCCAACTGATCGATACTCCCTACCT CAATCCCCCAACAAACATCTCTCAGGCTCCCTCACCCCTGGTGAAGAAGAGGAAGGTGTCTCTGCTGTTTGACCATATGGAGGCTGAAGAGATTGCAGAGCACCTCAGTTACTTGGAGTTTAAAAACTTTTGCAGCGTTTCG TTCCTGGATTACCGCAGTTACGTGGTGCAGGGCTCGGTGAGGAATAACCCGGCTCTGGAGCGCTCGGTCATGCTGTGTAATGGTGTCTCACAATGGGTGCAGCTCATGATCCTGaacagacacactccacaaCAAAGGGCAGAAGTTTTTACCAAATTCATCCATGTAGCACAG aaactgagGTCTCTGCAGAACTTTAACACTCTGATGGCAGTGATAGGCGGGTTGTGTCACAGCTCTATCTCCAGACTCAAAGATACAGCTAGTCTGCTCTCGTCTGATATAACCAAG GCGCTGAGCGAGTTCACAGAGCTGCTTTCATCCTACAGTAATTACAGTAACTACAGACGTGTGTACAGCGAGTGCAGTGGGTTTAAGGTGCCAATTCTGGGCGTTCACCTTAAAGACCTGATCTCACTGAACGAGGCACTGCCCGACTACCTTGAGGACGACAAGATAAACCTGGGCAAACTGCAGCACCTCTACAGCAACATCAGCGAGCTGCTGGCCATCCATAAGTGCAAAACACCATTCGAGGCCAACAAGGACCTGCTGCACCTGCTAACG CTCTCTCTGGACCTCTACTACACAGAGGATGAGATCTACGAGCTCTCATACGCAAAGGAGCCCAAGAACCCCAAAATACAG CCTGTCACCCCAGTTAAGCCTCCTGTGGTAGCAGAATGGGGCTCAGGTGTAGCTCCACGCCTGGACCCTGACACCATCTCCAAACACGTGAAACAGATGGTGGAT TCCATCATGAAGAACTACGACCTGAACATGGACGGCTACATCTCTCTGGAGGACTTTGAGAAGATAGCTGCTAATTTTCCTTTCTCATTTTGCACTCACAACAGTGAAAG GGAAGGAGAAATTAGCCGGGAAGAGATCACGTCATATTTTGTGCGAGGGATGTCAGTATGTGCTAAACTGGGCTACAACCTGCATAATATGCACAACTTCCATGAGATGACGTACAAGAGACCCACCTTTTGTGACACCTGTGGCAGATTT CTGTGGGGAGTCATAAAGCAAGGTTACCACTGCAAAG ATTGCGGGGTGAATTGTCATAAGCACTGTAAAGACCTTGTGGCGATGGAGTGTATGAAGTTCCAGGTCTCCGGAGGCTCGTGTCCCTGCACTCCAGCCCCCCCATCCGCCAACAGAGCAAAGGGAAACAGCTCGA GTTCTGAAGAGGAAGCATTTGTGTTTCCTCATCAGAATGGACCTGACCACTCCAAGGCTGACACCACTTCACAGAGTAACCTGGAGAACTCCACACTGTCGGACCGCTCCACCCAGACTGAGCCAGGAGTGTGGACACCAGTATCTAACCAGAGAGGCCAGTGCCAATCCAAACCAGTTTCACCCACTGAGAAG AGTGCTACACTGCCGGCCAGAATGAGGGGCTCGTCTGCACCCTCCTCCTTCCTGCAGGAAAAGATGGGGGAGCTCCAACTGAACAAAGACAAGCGCAAAGAGCCTGACTGA